Proteins encoded by one window of Flavobacterium sp. N502540:
- the pyrF gene encoding orotidine-5'-phosphate decarboxylase: MTTQQLHEQILLKKSFLCVGLDPDLTKIPPHLLETEDPIFEFNKAIIDATHDLAVGYKPNTAFFEAYGLKGWLSLQKTINYINENFPEMFTIADAKRGDIGNTSSMYAKAFFEDLNFDSVTVAPYMGKDSVEPFLAFENKHTIMLALTSNEGAFDFQTLTTNGKELYKQVLETSKTWKNSHNLMYVVGATKAEYFTEIRKIVPDSFLLVPGIGAQGGSLSEVCKYGMNDQVGLLVNSARAIIYASKGTDFAEKAREEAVKVQKEMEEIIRLKFQV; this comes from the coding sequence GATCTGACTAAAATTCCGCCACATTTATTAGAAACCGAAGATCCAATTTTTGAGTTCAATAAAGCAATAATTGATGCAACGCACGATTTAGCGGTAGGGTACAAGCCCAACACTGCTTTTTTTGAGGCTTACGGATTAAAAGGATGGCTTTCACTTCAGAAAACCATAAACTACATCAACGAGAATTTTCCGGAAATGTTTACCATTGCCGATGCAAAACGTGGTGATATAGGTAATACATCAAGCATGTATGCCAAAGCTTTTTTTGAAGATTTGAATTTCGACAGTGTAACCGTTGCTCCTTATATGGGGAAAGATTCTGTAGAACCTTTCTTGGCTTTTGAAAACAAACATACGATTATGCTGGCTTTGACTTCAAACGAAGGAGCATTTGATTTTCAAACTTTGACGACAAACGGAAAAGAATTATACAAACAAGTTTTAGAAACGTCTAAAACCTGGAAAAACAGCCACAATCTTATGTATGTGGTAGGCGCTACAAAAGCAGAATACTTTACCGAAATTAGAAAAATTGTTCCGGACAGTTTCTTATTGGTACCGGGAATTGGAGCTCAGGGCGGAAGCTTATCTGAAGTTTGCAAATACGGAATGAACGATCAGGTTGGTTTATTGGTCAATTCAGCGAGAGCAATTATCTACGCCTCAAAAGGAACTGACTTTGCTGAAAAAGCGAGAGAAGAAGCTGTGAAAGTTCAAAAAGAAATGGAAGAGATTATTCGTTTAAAGTTTCAGGTTTAA
- a CDS encoding ABC transporter substrate-binding protein gives MKELTDQIGNVHTFETAPKRIISLVPSQTELLYDLGLEEKIVGITKFCVHPYHFKSTKKMVGGTKKIHFEKIKLLQPDIIICNKEENTPEIVTQLSTICPVWVTNIVSIEDNFQMISDFGQLFNCRTEAQKWNNKLLFALDDFKKYVQDIPEKKTAYFIWKNPYMVAGNDTYINELLKLNHFQNIYGDKGRYPEIELRKMRLEGDPDLVFLSSEPYPFKEEDAFEIGRFTHHAKTIFVDGEMFSWHGSRLLKAFPYFKLLHERLRN, from the coding sequence ATGAAAGAGTTAACAGATCAAATAGGAAATGTACATACTTTCGAAACAGCTCCAAAACGAATTATTTCGTTAGTTCCTTCACAAACCGAATTGCTATACGATCTAGGTTTAGAAGAAAAAATAGTGGGGATAACAAAGTTCTGCGTGCATCCGTATCATTTTAAGTCGACTAAAAAAATGGTTGGAGGAACGAAGAAGATTCATTTTGAAAAAATAAAACTGCTCCAACCCGATATTATCATTTGCAACAAAGAAGAAAATACGCCCGAAATTGTAACCCAGTTAAGTACTATTTGCCCGGTTTGGGTGACCAATATTGTTTCAATTGAGGATAATTTCCAAATGATTTCTGATTTTGGACAGCTTTTCAATTGCAGAACCGAAGCTCAGAAATGGAACAATAAACTGCTCTTTGCTTTAGACGATTTTAAAAAATACGTTCAGGACATTCCTGAGAAAAAAACGGCTTACTTTATTTGGAAGAACCCTTATATGGTAGCAGGAAATGATACCTATATTAATGAGTTATTAAAACTGAATCATTTTCAGAATATCTATGGGGATAAAGGTCGCTATCCGGAAATTGAACTCAGAAAAATGCGTCTGGAAGGCGATCCTGATTTGGTTTTTCTTTCTTCAGAACCTTATCCGTTTAAAGAAGAAGATGCTTTTGAAATAGGACGTTTTACCCATCATGCCAAAACTATTTTTGTCGATGGCGAAATGTTCTCCTGGCACGGAAGCCGACTGTTAAAGGCTTTTCCATACTTCAAATTACTGCACGAAAGACTTAGAAATTAG